A single Micromonospora sp. CCTCC AA 2012012 DNA region contains:
- a CDS encoding MarR family winged helix-turn-helix transcriptional regulator, with protein sequence MNQNAFDDPRITAVGLLVEAHAGLFARFAAQYEEHGLSPVEFEVLTRLARSPGNQLRMTDLAAQTSLSTSGVTRVVDRMERDGLLCRRACPSDRRSSYAVVTRAGMERLEETLPGHLRIIEQWFTGQLEPAALDALLDGLRRVRDAVHPGATAGSTETSPAEAPARPRS encoded by the coding sequence GTGAACCAGAACGCGTTCGACGACCCCCGGATCACCGCCGTCGGCCTCCTCGTCGAGGCGCACGCCGGGCTGTTCGCCCGGTTCGCCGCCCAGTACGAGGAGCACGGCCTCTCACCCGTCGAGTTCGAGGTGCTGACCCGGCTGGCCCGCTCCCCCGGCAACCAGCTCCGGATGACCGACCTCGCCGCCCAGACCTCGCTCTCCACCAGCGGCGTGACCCGGGTGGTCGACCGGATGGAACGCGACGGCCTGCTCTGCCGCCGGGCCTGCCCCTCCGACCGACGCAGCTCGTACGCGGTGGTCACCCGGGCCGGCATGGAACGGCTGGAGGAGACCCTTCCCGGGCATCTGCGGATCATCGAGCAGTGGTTCACCGGCCAGCTCGAACCGGCCGCGCTCGACGCCCTGCTCGACGGACTGCGCCGGGTCCGCGACGCGGTCCACCCCGGCGCCACCGCCGGCAGCACCGAAACCTCCCCGGCCGAGGCGCCGGCCCGCCCGCGCAGCTGA
- a CDS encoding ATP-binding protein, translating into MTPDHDRSRSPGGRTGLADLLRGHRLAAGLTQAELAARSGVGVRTVRDLERGRSARPQRTTVELLADALALTGETRAAFLSAARPAGVAPPRQAARHLPVTGAAGTPTGTPITLPPPVPLIGRDRDVAELAGLLAADPPVVSLVGLAGVGKTALALAVAHAVAADHPAGVAGVLVGEGSDPADVLAACAAVFGVTRPHELPDRFAGRPALLVVDAVERAPDPVAEALHRLVAAAPTLRVLVTGRHPVGLPGERVWPVAPLDVPPAGTELSDPAALARWPAAMLFAARLGQARRDPPTPAELPAVVALVRRLGGLPLAIELMAARGRILDVTELLDRYGDRVLDLATAPGGRPTWHASDRAEGAVTLREAVAVSYRLLAADERAALRRLSAFRNRWSVELAEDLLADGAEGASAVDPVRLLDRLRELGLLSVRGTGPLRFRLLDAVRDFATEQAAGEGELTGVRRRHARVVAALVVRTAPDLLGGDLPGAAHLLDESTADISAALTHAAVDEPVTALRLAAALPRWWRLRGRDVSGRQWLRRLLADPRTADADPVLRAWASLGVARLAAEHGAGAQELPAARAALAAFRDAADVTGEVSARTVLCALLHATGGHEEARTQAEAVLALASRHGRTRDMAVAQNNLTWHDIRVGDLEGARRRLAKVDRLAAQCGEQRLRLLARANLAEVTRLQGWYADAAEQGRRVAAALAGLGDPGHRRRVLGTVGLALAQDGRSAEALAVVAELRSGGVSPGGGRGSPQATVCALIEGHLALHQGNRELAAEWFGTAAEAGIDGQDRRDVVEALVGLAASTADVGVLDRLDRVRRAGGISLLPQEEGLLYSLVARRAARPGGAAVRG; encoded by the coding sequence ATGACTCCGGATCATGATCGTTCGCGGAGCCCGGGCGGTCGTACCGGACTGGCCGATCTGCTGCGGGGGCACCGGCTCGCGGCCGGCCTGACCCAGGCGGAGCTGGCCGCCCGGTCGGGGGTCGGCGTGCGGACCGTCCGTGACCTGGAGCGGGGTCGCTCCGCCCGACCCCAGCGCACCACCGTCGAGCTGCTCGCCGACGCCCTGGCGCTGACCGGGGAGACGCGCGCCGCCTTCCTCTCCGCGGCCCGGCCGGCCGGCGTCGCGCCGCCCCGCCAGGCCGCCCGGCACCTCCCGGTCACCGGTGCCGCCGGCACCCCCACCGGTACGCCGATCACCCTCCCGCCGCCGGTCCCGCTGATCGGTCGGGACCGGGACGTCGCCGAACTCGCCGGTCTGCTGGCCGCCGACCCGCCGGTGGTGAGCCTGGTCGGGTTGGCCGGCGTCGGCAAGACCGCGCTCGCCCTGGCGGTGGCGCACGCCGTCGCCGCCGACCATCCCGCGGGTGTCGCCGGGGTGCTGGTCGGTGAGGGTTCCGACCCGGCGGACGTGCTCGCCGCCTGTGCCGCCGTCTTCGGGGTGACCCGTCCGCACGAGCTGCCCGACCGGTTCGCCGGACGACCCGCACTGCTGGTGGTGGACGCCGTCGAGCGCGCCCCCGACCCGGTGGCCGAGGCGCTGCACCGGCTGGTGGCGGCGGCGCCGACGCTGCGGGTGCTGGTCACCGGCCGGCATCCGGTCGGCCTGCCCGGCGAGCGGGTCTGGCCGGTCGCGCCGCTCGACGTGCCGCCGGCCGGGACCGAACTCTCCGATCCGGCGGCGCTGGCGCGCTGGCCGGCGGCGATGCTCTTCGCCGCCCGGCTCGGCCAGGCCCGCCGCGATCCGCCGACCCCTGCCGAGCTGCCCGCCGTGGTGGCGCTGGTCCGCCGGCTCGGTGGGCTACCGCTGGCGATCGAGCTGATGGCCGCGCGGGGGCGGATCCTGGACGTCACCGAACTCCTCGACCGGTACGGCGACCGGGTCCTCGATCTCGCCACGGCACCCGGCGGCCGGCCGACCTGGCACGCCTCGGACCGGGCGGAGGGGGCGGTCACCCTGCGGGAGGCGGTCGCGGTCAGCTACCGCCTGCTCGCGGCGGACGAGCGGGCGGCGCTGCGCCGGCTCTCCGCGTTCCGCAACCGCTGGTCGGTGGAGCTGGCCGAAGACCTGCTCGCCGACGGCGCGGAGGGGGCAAGCGCCGTCGACCCGGTCCGGCTGCTCGACCGGCTGCGTGAGCTGGGCCTGCTCAGCGTCCGGGGCACCGGTCCGTTGCGGTTCCGGCTGCTCGACGCGGTCCGTGACTTCGCCACCGAGCAGGCGGCCGGCGAGGGGGAGCTGACCGGCGTACGACGTCGGCACGCGCGGGTCGTCGCCGCCCTGGTGGTCCGGACCGCGCCCGACCTGCTCGGGGGTGACCTGCCCGGGGCGGCGCACCTGCTGGACGAGTCGACCGCCGACATCAGCGCCGCCCTGACCCACGCCGCCGTCGACGAGCCGGTCACCGCGCTCCGGTTGGCGGCGGCGCTGCCCCGCTGGTGGCGGTTGCGCGGCCGGGACGTGTCGGGCCGGCAGTGGCTGCGTCGGCTGCTGGCCGATCCGCGTACCGCCGACGCCGATCCGGTGCTGCGGGCCTGGGCGTCGCTGGGGGTGGCGCGGCTGGCCGCCGAGCACGGGGCCGGGGCGCAGGAGCTGCCGGCGGCCCGGGCGGCACTGGCCGCGTTCCGGGACGCCGCCGACGTGACCGGTGAGGTGTCGGCGCGGACGGTGCTCTGCGCGCTGCTGCACGCCACCGGCGGGCACGAGGAGGCGCGTACCCAGGCGGAGGCGGTGCTCGCACTGGCCAGCCGGCACGGTCGTACGCGGGACATGGCCGTCGCCCAGAACAACCTGACCTGGCACGACATCCGGGTGGGTGACCTGGAGGGGGCCCGGCGGCGCCTCGCCAAGGTCGACCGGCTGGCCGCCCAGTGCGGGGAGCAGCGGTTGCGGCTGCTCGCCCGGGCCAACCTGGCGGAGGTGACCCGCCTCCAGGGCTGGTACGCGGACGCGGCGGAGCAGGGTCGTCGGGTCGCCGCGGCGCTGGCCGGGCTGGGTGACCCGGGGCACCGCCGCCGGGTGCTCGGCACGGTGGGTCTGGCGTTGGCGCAGGACGGCCGCTCCGCCGAGGCGCTGGCGGTGGTGGCCGAGCTGCGGTCCGGTGGGGTGTCGCCGGGCGGCGGGCGGGGCTCGCCGCAGGCCACGGTCTGCGCCCTGATCGAGGGTCACCTCGCGCTGCATCAGGGAAACCGGGAGCTGGCCGCCGAGTGGTTCGGCACGGCGGCCGAGGCGGGGATCGACGGCCAGGACCGGCGGGACGTCGTCGAGGCGTTGGTGGGGCTGGCCGCGAGCACCGCCGACGTGGGGGTGCTGGACCGGCTGGACCGGGTCCGGCGGGCGGGTGGGATCAGCCTGCTGCCGCAGGAGGAGGGCCTGCTCTACTCGCTGGTGGCGCGCCGCGCCGCGCGTCCCGGTGGAGCCGCCGTCCGGGGCTGA
- a CDS encoding PASTA domain-containing protein, protein MSNDRQEPPAGENVEATRPLPRADRSGPPDPDATRPVPGADATRPLPRPDATARQRPVSDAPTRQEPAAWSGRAGVPPPRPAEQSTEWYTEEQAGRRWWMPILLGILALVLLALIGLGVWLALRAADEGPAPAPTPSLRPTTAPTTSAAPSTPPPTTPPATTAAAQVPMPPLVGLPEATARGILDRLGVDYRVRTRTSEQPAGTVIETDPEAGEPVREGERVTVVVAAAAAPTSDAGTPTPAPSATATP, encoded by the coding sequence ATGAGCAACGACCGTCAGGAACCACCCGCCGGGGAGAACGTCGAGGCCACCCGTCCGCTGCCCCGGGCGGACCGGAGCGGGCCACCCGACCCGGACGCCACCCGGCCCGTGCCGGGGGCGGATGCGACCCGGCCGCTGCCCCGCCCGGACGCCACCGCACGACAGCGCCCGGTGTCCGATGCTCCGACGCGCCAGGAGCCCGCGGCCTGGTCCGGCCGGGCCGGGGTGCCGCCGCCGCGACCGGCCGAGCAGTCGACCGAGTGGTACACCGAGGAGCAGGCGGGCCGGCGCTGGTGGATGCCGATCCTGCTGGGCATCCTGGCGCTGGTGCTGCTCGCCCTGATCGGGCTCGGCGTCTGGTTGGCGCTGCGGGCCGCGGACGAGGGCCCGGCACCCGCCCCCACGCCCTCGCTCCGGCCGACCACCGCCCCGACCACCAGCGCGGCCCCGAGCACCCCGCCGCCGACCACCCCGCCCGCCACCACCGCCGCCGCGCAGGTGCCGATGCCGCCGCTGGTGGGACTGCCGGAGGCGACCGCCCGCGGGATCCTGGACCGGCTGGGCGTGGACTACCGGGTACGGACCCGGACGTCGGAGCAGCCGGCCGGCACGGTGATCGAGACCGACCCCGAGGCGGGTGAGCCGGTCCGCGAGGGCGAGCGGGTCACCGTCGTGGTCGCCGCGGCCGCGGCCCCGACGAGCGACGCCGGCACGCCCACGCCCGCCCCGTCGGCCACCGCGACCCCCTGA
- a CDS encoding FhaA domain-containing protein, with product MSSGPEEEPVSVLQRFEKRLEGLVEGAFAKVFKGVVHPVEILNAMQREAEAHKAILAGGRTLVPNRYVIDLSPYDHSRLAPYAAALAQELAQSQAEFIGEQAWTVYGDVIVEIERGEGLDTGMFRVTAEVYTGGDVAPVSAPGGYDAGPPAYPAYDQGGGYGPPPGHGGGRNVRLVSGDGRTYPLQMGSTVIGRGDQANLRLPDVGISRRHARLDFDGGQVVLTDLGSTNGTMVNGQRVSAVALNPGDMIQLGTTTLTFRVDG from the coding sequence ATGTCCTCGGGACCCGAGGAGGAGCCGGTGAGCGTGCTGCAACGCTTCGAGAAGCGTCTGGAAGGCCTGGTAGAGGGGGCCTTCGCCAAGGTCTTCAAAGGGGTGGTCCACCCCGTGGAGATCCTCAACGCCATGCAGCGGGAGGCCGAGGCGCACAAGGCGATCCTGGCCGGTGGGCGCACGTTGGTGCCCAACCGCTACGTGATCGATCTCTCGCCGTACGACCACAGTCGGCTGGCGCCGTACGCCGCCGCGCTGGCCCAGGAACTGGCCCAGTCGCAGGCGGAGTTCATCGGCGAGCAGGCGTGGACCGTCTACGGCGATGTGATCGTGGAGATCGAGCGCGGCGAGGGACTGGACACCGGAATGTTCCGGGTCACCGCCGAGGTCTACACCGGTGGCGACGTCGCCCCGGTCTCCGCGCCCGGCGGCTACGACGCCGGACCGCCGGCCTACCCGGCGTACGACCAGGGCGGCGGCTACGGCCCCCCGCCCGGCCACGGCGGCGGCCGGAACGTACGGCTGGTCTCCGGTGACGGGCGCACCTACCCGCTCCAGATGGGTTCGACGGTGATCGGCCGCGGCGACCAGGCCAACCTGCGCCTGCCCGACGTCGGGATCTCCCGGCGACACGCCCGGCTGGACTTCGACGGTGGTCAGGTCGTGCTGACGGACCTGGGCTCCACGAACGGGACGATGGTCAACGGCCAGCGCGTCTCGGCGGTCGCCCTCAACCCCGGCGACATGATCCAGCTCGGCACGACCACCCTGACCTTCCGCGTGGACGGCTGA
- a CDS encoding glutamate--cysteine ligase: protein MGRDVEQGAFSREDRVRYRQKVRRCLDVFALMLDDFGFDADRPMTGLEIELNLVDPAAEPAMRNDQILADISDPLFQTELGQFNLELNASPRLIEGTGFADYEQDLGGSLSRAEERAAKSEARIVMVGILPTLTESHLVADNLSTNERYRVLNDQIVGARGEDIELDIRGVERLQTHTDSIAPEAACTSLQFHLQVAPDSFADYWNASQAIAGVQVAIGANSPFLYGRQLWAETRIALFEQATDTRPDELKAQGVRPRVWFGERWITSIFDLFEENVRYFPPLLPICEDEDPVEVLHAGGVPELGELRLHNGTVYRWNRPVYDIMNGRPHLRVENRVLPAGPTVVDMLANAAFYFGLARGLAESDRPIWSQLTFSSAEENFHAAARRGMDAVLHWPRLGEVPVTRLVLDVLLPKAAQGLDRFGVAPAERDRLLGIIEQRCRTGRNGAVWQTEAVWAAERHRGMDRNAALHHMLQRYAELQTSNEPVHTWPVD from the coding sequence ATGGGCAGGGACGTCGAGCAGGGCGCCTTCTCCCGAGAGGACCGGGTCCGCTACCGGCAGAAGGTCCGGCGCTGTCTGGACGTCTTCGCGCTGATGCTGGACGACTTCGGCTTCGACGCCGACCGCCCGATGACCGGGCTGGAGATCGAACTCAACCTGGTCGACCCGGCCGCCGAGCCGGCCATGCGCAACGACCAGATCCTGGCCGACATCTCCGACCCCCTCTTCCAGACCGAACTCGGGCAGTTCAACCTCGAACTGAACGCCTCGCCCCGGCTGATCGAGGGCACCGGCTTCGCCGACTACGAGCAGGACCTGGGCGGCAGCCTCAGCCGCGCCGAGGAACGGGCCGCCAAGTCGGAGGCCCGGATCGTGATGGTCGGCATCCTGCCCACCCTCACCGAGAGCCACCTGGTGGCCGACAACCTCTCCACCAACGAGCGCTACCGGGTGCTCAACGACCAGATCGTCGGTGCCCGGGGCGAGGACATCGAGCTGGACATCCGGGGCGTCGAACGGTTGCAGACGCACACCGACTCGATCGCGCCCGAGGCCGCCTGCACCAGCCTCCAGTTCCACCTCCAGGTCGCGCCGGACAGCTTCGCCGACTACTGGAACGCCTCCCAGGCGATCGCCGGGGTGCAGGTGGCGATCGGGGCCAACTCGCCGTTCCTCTACGGGCGGCAGCTCTGGGCGGAGACCCGGATCGCCCTCTTCGAGCAGGCCACCGACACCCGGCCGGACGAGCTCAAGGCCCAGGGCGTACGCCCCCGGGTGTGGTTCGGGGAACGCTGGATCACCTCGATCTTCGACCTCTTCGAGGAGAACGTCCGCTACTTCCCGCCGCTGCTGCCGATCTGCGAGGACGAGGACCCGGTGGAGGTGCTGCACGCCGGCGGGGTGCCCGAGCTGGGCGAGCTGCGGCTGCACAACGGCACCGTCTACCGCTGGAACCGGCCGGTCTACGACATCATGAACGGCCGCCCGCACCTGCGGGTGGAGAACCGGGTGCTGCCCGCCGGCCCGACCGTGGTGGACATGCTGGCCAACGCCGCCTTCTATTTCGGGCTGGCCCGGGGGCTCGCCGAGTCGGACCGGCCGATCTGGAGCCAGCTCACCTTCAGCTCGGCGGAGGAGAACTTCCACGCCGCCGCCCGGCGCGGCATGGACGCCGTGCTGCACTGGCCCCGGCTGGGCGAGGTGCCGGTCACCCGGCTGGTGCTGGACGTGCTGTTGCCGAAGGCCGCGCAGGGGCTGGACCGGTTCGGGGTCGCGCCGGCCGAACGGGACCGGCTGCTCGGCATCATCGAGCAGCGCTGCCGTACCGGCCGCAACGGCGCGGTGTGGCAGACCGAGGCGGTCTGGGCAGCCGAGCGGCACCGGGGGATGGACCGCAACGCCGCGCTGCACCACATGCTCCAGCGTTACGCCGAGCTGCAGACCAGCAACGAGCCGGTGCACACCTGGCCGGTCGACTGA
- a CDS encoding PASTA domain-containing protein: MTDGYPGPAGRSDRTRLLLGGAVATVLLVVIGASGGWVLASGDDDPPADRPVAAATGDPTTAPPTDEPTSSSPRTTDPAPRSTAHTSTGLTVPEVVGTDFDVARGLLRDRKLGWRLVFGTGTGRAVTRTSPAPGAPVRKGITVTLWVDGPAPVVEVPDLTGNDCDDAADDLVEAGLYPRYATGRTGEVSGQDPAAGTAAHWNDPVSISCGAGPSATPTPTPSATP; the protein is encoded by the coding sequence ATGACGGACGGGTATCCCGGACCTGCGGGCCGGTCGGACCGGACCCGGTTGCTGCTCGGCGGCGCGGTGGCGACCGTGCTGCTGGTGGTGATCGGCGCGAGCGGCGGCTGGGTGCTGGCGAGCGGGGACGACGACCCGCCTGCCGACCGACCGGTCGCCGCCGCCACCGGCGACCCGACGACTGCGCCGCCCACGGACGAACCGACCAGCTCCTCCCCGCGTACCACCGATCCGGCGCCGCGGTCGACGGCGCACACCTCGACCGGGCTGACCGTGCCGGAGGTCGTGGGCACGGACTTCGACGTGGCGCGCGGGTTGCTGCGCGACCGCAAGCTCGGCTGGCGGCTCGTCTTCGGCACCGGCACCGGCCGGGCCGTCACCCGGACCTCCCCCGCGCCCGGCGCGCCGGTCCGCAAGGGGATCACCGTCACCCTCTGGGTGGACGGTCCCGCGCCCGTCGTCGAGGTGCCGGACCTGACCGGGAACGACTGCGACGACGCGGCCGACGACCTGGTCGAGGCGGGCCTCTATCCCCGGTACGCCACCGGCCGGACCGGTGAGGTCAGCGGGCAGGATCCGGCGGCGGGCACGGCGGCCCACTGGAACGACCCGGTGTCGATCTCCTGCGGCGCCGGGCCGTCCGCAACGCCCACGCCCACGCCCTCCGCGACGCCGTGA
- a CDS encoding NAD-dependent epimerase/dehydratase family protein, which produces MSVALVTGSGGLIGSEAVRHFAGLGLDVVGIDNDMRQEFFGAEASTAWNVRRLTDELGSAYSHHSIDIRDRAALGKLFARYGGDIAVVIHTAAQPSHDWAVRDPFTDFDVNAGGTLNVLQNVREHCIEAPVIHCSTNKVYGDRPNSLPLVELETRYELPEDHPYFQGIREDMSIDACLHSVFGASKVAADVMVQEYGRYFGMKTACFRGGTLTGPAHSATELHGFLGYVMRANMERRTYKIYGYKGKQVRDAIHSSDVVSAFEAFFRNPRSAAVYNLGGGRHSNISMREVFTLAEEITGHEMISEYVEANRVGDHMWWIGSNEAFQADYPDWKQVYDVPMIAREIYEANVDKWVPQA; this is translated from the coding sequence GTGAGTGTCGCGTTGGTGACCGGCTCGGGCGGTCTCATCGGCTCCGAGGCGGTCCGGCACTTCGCCGGCCTCGGTCTCGACGTGGTCGGCATCGACAACGACATGCGGCAGGAGTTCTTCGGCGCCGAGGCGTCGACCGCGTGGAACGTGCGGCGGCTGACCGACGAGCTGGGGTCGGCGTACTCCCACCACAGCATCGACATCCGGGACCGGGCCGCGCTGGGCAAGCTCTTCGCCCGGTACGGCGGGGACATCGCCGTGGTGATCCACACCGCTGCCCAGCCGTCGCACGACTGGGCCGTCCGGGACCCGTTCACCGACTTCGACGTCAACGCCGGTGGCACCCTCAACGTGCTGCAGAACGTGCGCGAGCACTGCATCGAGGCACCGGTGATCCACTGCTCGACCAACAAGGTCTACGGCGACCGGCCGAACAGCCTGCCCCTGGTGGAGCTGGAGACCCGCTACGAGCTGCCCGAGGACCACCCCTACTTCCAGGGCATCCGCGAGGACATGTCGATCGACGCCTGCCTGCACTCGGTCTTCGGCGCCTCCAAGGTCGCCGCCGACGTGATGGTCCAGGAGTACGGCCGCTACTTCGGCATGAAGACCGCCTGCTTCCGGGGCGGCACGCTGACCGGCCCCGCCCACTCGGCCACCGAGCTGCACGGCTTCCTCGGCTATGTGATGCGCGCCAACATGGAGCGCCGGACGTACAAGATCTACGGCTACAAGGGCAAGCAGGTCCGGGACGCGATCCACAGCTCGGACGTGGTCTCCGCGTTCGAGGCGTTCTTCCGCAACCCCCGCTCGGCGGCGGTCTACAACCTGGGCGGCGGCCGGCACTCCAACATCTCGATGCGCGAGGTCTTCACCCTGGCCGAGGAGATCACCGGCCACGAGATGATCAGCGAGTACGTCGAGGCGAACCGGGTCGGCGACCACATGTGGTGGATCGGCTCGAACGAGGCGTTCCAGGCCGACTACCCGGACTGGAAGCAGGTCTACGACGTACCGATGATCGCCCGGGAGATCTACGAGGCGAACGTGGACAAGTGGGTGCCGCAGGCATGA
- a CDS encoding YceI family protein gives MTSSTGAVTREWDGLTIPTAGTYLLDVAHKRVGFVARHMMVSKVRGEFADATATVTIAEDPMQSSVTATIQAASIDTKQADRDAHLRSPEFLDVEAFPTLEYRSTGVKSRSGNEFVLSGELTIKGVTRPVDLEVEFEGVGHTPFGTDVFGFTASTEIDREDFGLTWNVALETGGVLVGKKIEIEIEGEAVRQG, from the coding sequence ATGACCAGCAGCACCGGAGCGGTTACCCGCGAGTGGGACGGCCTCACCATCCCGACGGCCGGCACCTACCTGCTGGACGTCGCGCACAAGCGGGTCGGCTTCGTCGCCCGGCACATGATGGTCAGCAAGGTCCGCGGCGAGTTCGCCGACGCGACCGCCACCGTCACCATCGCGGAGGACCCCATGCAGTCCTCGGTGACCGCCACCATCCAGGCCGCCAGCATCGACACCAAGCAGGCCGACCGGGACGCGCACCTGCGCAGCCCCGAGTTCCTGGACGTCGAGGCGTTCCCGACCCTGGAATACCGCAGCACCGGCGTGAAGTCCCGCAGCGGCAACGAGTTCGTCCTCTCCGGCGAGCTGACCATCAAGGGCGTCACCCGCCCGGTCGACCTGGAGGTCGAGTTCGAGGGCGTGGGTCACACCCCGTTCGGCACCGACGTCTTCGGCTTCACCGCCAGCACCGAGATCGACCGGGAGGACTTCGGCCTCACCTGGAACGTCGCCCTGGAGACCGGTGGCGTCCTGGTCGGCAAGAAGATCGAGATCGAGATCGAGGGCGAGGCCGTCCGCCAGGGCTGA
- a CDS encoding helix-turn-helix domain-containing protein — protein sequence MSERRSPTIRRRRLGAELRRQREAAGITIETVAEQLECSASKISRIETGHTTATPRDVRDMLRIYGVVGAESDELVQIAREARQKGWWHPYSTVLVGAYVGLEAAASSIRAYEQQVVPGLLETEEYAGAMIRAARPDFTADQVHQRVRVRLGRQSLLTQDDPVDLWVVLDEAVLSRPVGGDAVMRGQLKRLVEVAQLPNVTLQVLPFEVGAHAGMDGTFTILSFPEASDPDVVYAENATGGLFLEKSDELQKYSFIFDHIRAAAIRPEESIAHIAKLAEEPLWKSRPSSSPRT from the coding sequence GTGAGTGAACGGCGCAGTCCCACGATCCGGCGTCGCCGGCTGGGGGCGGAACTCCGCCGCCAGCGGGAGGCCGCCGGCATCACCATCGAGACGGTCGCCGAGCAGTTGGAGTGCTCGGCGTCCAAGATCTCGCGGATCGAGACCGGGCACACCACCGCCACCCCGCGCGACGTGCGGGACATGCTCCGGATCTACGGGGTCGTCGGCGCGGAGAGCGACGAGCTGGTGCAGATCGCCCGGGAGGCCCGGCAGAAGGGCTGGTGGCATCCGTACAGCACGGTGCTGGTCGGGGCGTACGTGGGGCTGGAGGCGGCGGCCAGCTCGATCCGCGCGTACGAGCAGCAGGTCGTGCCGGGCCTGCTGGAGACCGAGGAGTACGCGGGGGCGATGATCCGGGCCGCCCGGCCCGACTTCACCGCCGACCAGGTGCATCAACGGGTGCGTGTCCGGTTGGGCCGTCAGTCGTTGTTGACCCAGGACGATCCGGTCGATCTGTGGGTGGTGCTCGATGAGGCGGTGCTGAGCCGGCCGGTTGGTGGCGACGCGGTGATGCGTGGCCAGCTCAAGCGGCTGGTGGAGGTGGCCCAGTTGCCGAACGTGACGTTGCAGGTCCTGCCCTTCGAGGTGGGAGCGCACGCCGGCATGGACGGCACCTTCACCATCCTCAGCTTCCCCGAAGCGAGTGATCCCGATGTCGTGTACGCGGAGAACGCCACGGGTGGGCTCTTCCTGGAGAAGAGCGACGAACTGCAGAAGTACAGCTTCATCTTCGATCACATTCGAGCAGCGGCCATACGCCCGGAGGAATCCATCGCACACATCGCAAAACTGGCAGAGGAGCCACTGTGGAAATCGCGACCGAGCAGTTCCCCGCGGACCTGA
- a CDS encoding DUF397 domain-containing protein, translating to MATEQFPADLTQATWFKSSKSGPNCDNCVEVAYVTGAVGVRDSKDKQGPALVFGPADWDAFVAGARNGVFDRA from the coding sequence ATCGCGACCGAGCAGTTCCCCGCGGACCTGACGCAGGCGACCTGGTTCAAGAGCTCGAAGAGCGGGCCGAACTGTGACAACTGCGTGGAGGTCGCGTACGTGACCGGGGCGGTCGGCGTCCGGGACTCGAAGGACAAGCAGGGCCCGGCCCTGGTCTTCGGTCCGGCCGACTGGGACGCCTTCGTCGCCGGCGCCAGGAACGGTGTGTTCGACCGGGCCTGA
- a CDS encoding WecB/TagA/CpsF family glycosyltransferase yields the protein MTTGTKRNVLGVLVDATDYAGATEAVLAAARDRRPLALTALAVHGVMTGVLDPPHNARLNAFDVVTPDGQPVRWALNLLHGAGLTDRVYGPELTLRVLSRFADEGLPVYLYGSTEETLARLIPALEAKFPALKIAGVEPSKFRQVQPGEDVEIADRIKASGARLVLVGLGCPRQEVFAYAMRPLLDMPLMAVGAAFDYHAGLLRNPPPWMQRAGLEWFWRLGLEPKRLWRRYVILNPAYLARLAAQKTGLWKATPPPPATERPTTFAV from the coding sequence ATGACCACCGGCACCAAGCGGAACGTCCTCGGCGTCCTGGTCGACGCCACGGACTACGCCGGAGCGACCGAGGCCGTGCTGGCGGCGGCGCGCGACCGCCGGCCGCTGGCGCTGACCGCGCTGGCCGTGCACGGCGTGATGACCGGCGTGCTGGACCCGCCGCACAACGCCCGGCTGAACGCGTTCGACGTGGTCACCCCGGACGGCCAGCCGGTCCGCTGGGCGCTCAACCTGCTGCACGGTGCCGGCCTGACCGATCGCGTCTACGGCCCGGAGCTCACCCTGCGGGTGCTGAGCCGCTTCGCCGACGAGGGCCTGCCGGTCTACCTGTACGGCTCGACCGAGGAGACCCTGGCCCGGCTCATCCCGGCGCTGGAGGCGAAGTTCCCGGCCCTCAAGATCGCCGGAGTGGAGCCGTCGAAGTTCCGCCAGGTGCAGCCCGGCGAGGACGTCGAGATCGCCGACCGGATCAAGGCCAGCGGGGCCCGGCTCGTCCTGGTCGGGCTGGGCTGCCCCCGCCAGGAGGTCTTCGCGTACGCGATGCGACCCCTGCTGGACATGCCGCTGATGGCGGTCGGCGCGGCCTTCGACTACCACGCCGGCCTGCTGCGCAACCCGCCACCGTGGATGCAGCGCGCCGGGCTGGAGTGGTTCTGGCGGCTCGGCCTGGAACCGAAGCGGCTCTGGCGCCGGTACGTGATCCTCAACCCGGCCTATCTGGCCCGGCTGGCGGCGCAGAAGACCGGCCTGTGGAAGGCCACCCCGCCGCCGCCCGCCACCGAACGCCCGACCACCTTCGCCGTCTGA